One genomic segment of Musa acuminata AAA Group cultivar baxijiao chromosome BXJ3-3, Cavendish_Baxijiao_AAA, whole genome shotgun sequence includes these proteins:
- the LOC103978229 gene encoding inactive leucine-rich repeat receptor-like serine/threonine-protein kinase At1g60630, translated as MLLSLSMESQPVSPRCDFYLSFLLLCLSFSFLRASSAGDFDALLALKSSIDPHGSLPWRRESASGLCGGWKGVKECSPDGRVTKLVLEFLNLTGSLNRELLAPLDQLRVLSFKSNSLSGNIPDLSPLVNLKSLFLNDNQFSGRIPETVAALHRLKAIVLSDNLLSGPIPTSLAGLPRLYALLLQDNRLTGKIPAFNQPSLSYLNFSGNNLSGEIPATRALVRFNLSSFLGNSHLCGAQIGAPCTQKLIFPPPPLSPESSFGHVNAFPPFLPPTRNKSSRRRIIGIVAGSVAGAVFLSICLALALLLACKRKLRRVVESRSIGVGLGGRSKPAEEDGGRRGEGGGDGGVAGGEGAKSGFSWEAEGIGKLVFCGGVGEMYSLEELLRASAETLGRGTVGSTYKAVMESGFIVTVKRLKEASRPPADEFRRRIEDLGRLRHPNLVPLRAYFHAKEERLLVYDYFPNGSLFSLIHGSRPSGSGKPLHWTSCLKIAEDVATGLLYLHQSNPTAVHANLKPSNVLLGPDFESCLADYALIPSLLLLPPASPHDLAAPSSSAASSSLFYRAPESRLPKPSFTPLCDVYSFGVLLLELLTGKTPFQDLVEEHGADIPRWVRSVREEERNDSGEDPGSSGNEASEEKLTALLNIAVACVAVEPEKRPPMREVLRMIREARAEVMVSSNSSDHSPGRWSDTVQSLPREHGSEGFAERD; from the exons ATGCTACTTTCTCTCTCGATGGAATCGCAGCCCGTTTCTCCAAGGTGCGATTTTtatctctccttcctcctcctctgtttGTCGTTCTCTTTCCTTCGCGCTTCCTCCGCCGGCGACTTTGATGCGCTTCTGGCCTTAAAGTCCTCAATAGATCCTCACGGCTCCCTGCCGTGGCGGCGAGAGTCCGCCTCTGGGCTCTGCGGCGGGTGGAAGGGGGTGAAGGAGTGCTCCCCTGATGGCAGAGTAACCAAGCTGGTGCTCGAATTCCTCAACCTCACCGGGTCATTGAACCGGGAACTCCTCGCTCCTCTCGACCAGCTTCGCGTCCTCAGCTTCAAGTCCAACTCGctctccggcaacattcccgacctaTCCCCGCTTGTCAACCTCAAATCCCTCTTCCTCAACGACAACCAGTTCTCCGGCCGGATCCCCGAAACCGTCGCCGCGCTCCACCGCCTAAAAGCGATCGTACTTTCCGACAACCTTCTCTCCGGCCCCATCCCGACGTCCCTCGCCGGACTCCCACGGCTTTACGCGCTCCTGCTACAAGACAACCGCCTAACGGGGAAGATCCCGGCCTTCAACCAACCCAGTCTCAGCTACCTCAACTTCTCGGGCAACAACCTCTCGGGTGAGATCCCGGCCACCCGCGCCCTCGTCCGCTTTAACCTTTCCTCCTTCCTCGGCAATTCCCACCTCTGCGGAGCTCAAATTGGAGCCCCCTGCACCCAGAAGTTGATCTTTCCGCCGCCGCCCCTCAGCCCAGAGTCGTCCTTTGGCCACGTAAATGCCTTTCCTCCCTTTCTCCCTCCCACCCGCAATAAAAGCAGCAGGCGAAGGATCATAGGTATCGTCGCTGGCTCGGTTGCCGGGGCGGTGTTCCTATCGATATGCTTGGCTCTCGCGTTGCTATTGGCATGCAAGAGGAAGCTTAGAAGAGTGGTCGAGAGCCGATCGATCGGAGTCGGATTGGGTGGCCGCAGCAAGCCCGCGGAGGAAGACGGTGGCAGAAGAGGAGAAGGCGGCGGAGACGGAGGAGTAGCAGGAGGCGAAGGAGCGAAAAGCGGGTTCTCATGGGAGGCGGAGGGGATCGGGAAGCTGGTGTTCTGCGGCGGCGTGGGTGAGATGTACAGCCTGGAGGAGCTGCTGCGTGCGTCCGCGGAGACGCTGGGGCGTGGGACGGTGGGGAGCACGTACAAGGCGGTGATGGAGTCCGGGTTCATCGTGACGGTGAAGCGGCTCAAAGAGGCGTCCCGCCCGCCCGCGGACGAATTCCGTCGCCGGATAGAGGACCTCGGCCGGCTACGTCACCCCAATCTGGTGCCCCTCCGCGCCTACTTCCACGCCAAGGAGGAGCGCCTCCTCGTCTACGACTACTTCCCCAATGGCAGCCTCTTCTCCCTCATCCACG GGTCGCGTCCATCCGGGAGCGGGAAGCCGCTGCACTGGACGTCGTGCTTGAAGATAGCGGAGGACGTGGCCACCGGCCTCCTGTACCTCCACCAGAGCAACCCGACGGCCGTGCACGCCAACCTCAAGCCCTCCAACGTCCTGCTTGGCCCAGACTTCGAGTCCTGCCTCGCCGACTATGCTCTAATCCcgtccctcctcctccttcccccgGCCTCACCCCACGACCTCGCCgccccctcctcctccgccgcatcctcctccctcttctaccGCGCGCCCGAGTCCCGCCTTCCCAAGCCCTCCTTCACCCCCCTCTGCGACGTCTACAGCTTCGGCGTCCTCCTCCTGGAGCTCCTCACCGGGAAGACCCCGTTCCAGGACCTGGTGGAGGAGCACGGCGCCGACATCCCCCGGTGGGTCCGCTCCGTGCGGGAGGAGGAGCGGAACGACTCCGGCGAGGACCCCGGGTCGTCCGGGAACGAGGCATCCGAGGAGAAGCTGACGGCGCTGCTGAACATCGCTGTGGCGTGCGTAGCGGTCGAGCCGGAAAAGCGGCCGCCGATGCGGGAGGTGCTGCGGATGATCAGGGAGGCGCGGGCGGAGGTGATGGTCTCGTCCAACAGCAGCGACCACTCGCCGGGGAGGTGGTCGGACACGGTGCAGAGCTTGCCGAGGGAGCATGGATCGGAGGGCTTCGCGGAGAGGGATTAA
- the LOC135632653 gene encoding uncharacterized protein LOC135632653: MERNRKGGTAPTGCFKCGRPGHWSRDCPSSSGNPNPSSGLNKATAFSSRSSQQPPPEKLSAAAATSAKKAPRTRPKLTPDLLLSDDGLGYVLRHFPRAFKYHGRGHEAADLGNLIGLYAQWHSHLIPYYSFDQFVHKVEQVGASKRVRRCISELNERVARGGDPTKLHEPPVEQVAPETEQDDTVVEDPVADAVDPFLENHEADHIQEMFEEIFHKATEEPCESLQQEHPHASEVNRQLCSTKEPVSQNQEVASCVSTPSKSRITEEQRARMEANRLRALERAAARSRSAAS; this comes from the exons ATGGAGAGGAACCGGAAGGGAGGGACGGCGCCGACCGGGTGCTTCAAGTGCGGGAGGCCGGGGCACTGGTCTCGCGATTGCCCTTCCTCCTCGGggaaccctaaccctagctcTGGCCTCAACAAGGCTACTGCCTTCTCCTCCAGATCCTCTCAGCAGCCGCCTCCCGAGAAGCTCTCTGCCGCCGCAGCGACCAGCGCCAAGAAGGCCCCTAGGACGAGGCCCAAGCTCACTCCGGATCTCTTGCTCTCGGACGATGGCCTCGGCTACGTCCTCCGCCATTTCCCTCGTGCCTTCAAGTACCATGGGCGCGGCCATGAG GCGGCTGATCTTGGTAACTTGATTGGTCTGTATGCACAATGGCACTCGCATTTGATCCCTTACTACTCCTTTGATCAGTTTGTACACAAGGTCGAGCAAGTTGGTGCCAGCAAGCGAGTCAGG AGATGCATTTCAGAATTGAATGAGAGAGTTGCCAGAGGTGGGGACCCCACAAAGCTGCATGAACCCCCTGTTGAACAAGTTGCTCCAGAAACAGAACAAG ATGATACTGTCGTTGAAGATCCAGTTGCTGATGCAGTAGATCCATTTTTAGAGAATCATGAAGCCGATCACATTCAAGAGATGTTTGAAGAGATTTTCCACAAAGCTACTGAA GAACCATGTGAGTCCTTGCAGCAGGAACATCCGCATGCCTCAGAAGTAAACCGTCAGCTATGTTCGACAAAGGAACCAGTGTCACAAAATCAAGAAGTGGCTAGTTGTGTCTCCACGCCAAGCAAAAGTCGGATTACAGAAGAGCAAAGGGCACGAATGGAAGCGAACCGCTTGAGAGCACTGGAAAGAGCTGCAGCTCGGTCTCGTTCAGCAGCATCTTGA